Proteins found in one Microbacterium sp. LWS13-1.2 genomic segment:
- the murA gene encoding UDP-N-acetylglucosamine 1-carboxyvinyltransferase codes for MKPLLNVAAGESTATEAGEQEVTGEILAIRGGRPLTGRVEVKGAKNLVTKAMVAALLGETVSTLRDVPDISDVHVVRSLLEVHGVRVDDGDEEGTFHFDPSGAVSAHFEEIDAHAGASRIPILFCGPLLHLLGEALIPDLGGCRIGDRPINFHMDALRAFGAVVDKSYEGIRITAPNGLHGANIELPYPSVGATEQVLLTAVKAKGTTELRNAAIEPEIMDLIAVLQKMGAIISYEPNRVILIEGVDTLQGYDHRAIFDRNEAASWACAALATDGDIFVGGARQQEMLTFLNVFRKAGGWFDVREDGIQFRRDGALKPVVVETDVHPGFMTDWQQPLIVALTQAEGISIVHETVYENRLGFTDALNQMGADIVVHPRGLDAPGRRVPRRALEQAAVINGPTALHGADVVVPDLRGGYSYVIAALAAEGESIVRNVGIIRRGYEKFLAKLDMLGADFDVIG; via the coding sequence ATGAAGCCACTTCTGAATGTCGCCGCGGGCGAGAGCACTGCCACCGAGGCGGGAGAACAGGAAGTGACCGGAGAAATCCTTGCGATCAGGGGCGGGCGACCGCTGACCGGTCGCGTCGAGGTCAAGGGTGCGAAGAACCTCGTCACCAAGGCGATGGTCGCCGCTCTTCTCGGCGAGACGGTGAGCACGCTGCGCGATGTCCCCGACATCAGCGATGTGCACGTCGTGCGCTCGCTCCTCGAGGTGCACGGTGTGCGCGTCGACGACGGCGACGAGGAGGGCACCTTCCACTTCGACCCCAGCGGCGCCGTCTCGGCCCACTTCGAGGAGATCGACGCACACGCCGGAGCCTCGCGTATCCCGATCCTGTTCTGCGGCCCCCTGCTGCATCTGCTCGGCGAGGCACTCATCCCCGATCTCGGCGGCTGCCGCATCGGCGACCGGCCGATCAACTTCCACATGGACGCCCTGCGCGCGTTCGGCGCTGTCGTCGACAAGAGCTACGAGGGCATCCGGATCACGGCACCGAACGGCCTGCACGGCGCGAACATCGAGCTGCCCTATCCGAGCGTGGGCGCGACCGAGCAGGTGCTGCTGACCGCCGTCAAGGCCAAGGGCACCACCGAGCTGCGCAACGCCGCCATCGAGCCCGAGATCATGGATCTGATCGCGGTGCTGCAGAAGATGGGCGCGATCATCTCGTACGAGCCCAATCGCGTCATCCTCATCGAGGGCGTCGACACGCTCCAGGGCTACGACCACCGGGCGATCTTCGACCGCAACGAGGCCGCCTCCTGGGCATGCGCCGCTCTCGCCACCGACGGCGACATCTTCGTCGGCGGCGCGCGGCAGCAGGAGATGCTGACCTTCCTCAACGTCTTCCGCAAGGCCGGCGGCTGGTTCGACGTGCGCGAGGACGGCATCCAGTTCCGTCGTGACGGCGCGCTCAAGCCCGTCGTCGTCGAGACCGACGTGCACCCCGGGTTCATGACGGACTGGCAGCAGCCCCTCATCGTCGCGCTGACGCAGGCGGAGGGCATCTCGATCGTCCACGAGACGGTGTACGAGAACCGTCTGGGCTTCACCGACGCGCTCAACCAGATGGGCGCCGACATCGTCGTGCACCCGCGCGGCCTCGACGCCCCCGGCCGGCGCGTCCCACGCCGTGCGCTGGAGCAGGCCGCGGTCATCAACGGCCCGACCGCCCTCCACGGCGCGGACGTGGTCGTGCCCGACCTGCGCGGCGGCTACAGCTACGTCATTGCAGCTCTCGCGGCCGAAGGAGAGTCGATCGTGCGCAATGTCGGCATCATCCGCCGCGGCTACGAGAAGTTCCTCGCCAAGCTCGACATGCTCGGCGCCGACTTCGACGTCATCGGATAG
- a CDS encoding HPr family phosphocarrier protein produces the protein MAERQATIASSSGLHARPAKLFVQAVQAQSVPVTIAVEGGADLNAGSILSLMGLGASQGTVVTLKADGDGAEEALDALVALLETDLDAQ, from the coding sequence ATGGCAGAACGTCAGGCCACCATCGCCAGCAGCTCAGGACTCCACGCACGCCCCGCGAAGCTCTTCGTCCAGGCTGTGCAGGCGCAGTCGGTCCCGGTGACCATCGCCGTCGAGGGCGGCGCCGACCTCAACGCCGGCAGCATCCTGTCGCTGATGGGACTCGGCGCCTCGCAGGGGACCGTCGTCACGCTGAAGGCCGACGGCGACGGCGCCGAGGAGGCCCTCGACGCACTCGTCGCGCTGCTCGAGACGGACCTCGACGCGCAGTAG
- the leuD gene encoding 3-isopropylmalate dehydratase small subunit produces MDAFTTHTGIAAPLKRSAVDTDQIIPAVYLKRVTKTGFEDALFASWRQDPDFVLNQPVYAGASILVAGPDFGTGSSREHAVWALRDFGFKVVLSPRFADIFRGNAGKQGLVAGVISEGDLEAAWAAIEANPGVAMTVDLAARTASIGDPATSAGERLEFAFEIDDYTRWRLLEGLDDIGLTLREQDRIAQFEARREAWRPRTLPVP; encoded by the coding sequence ATGGACGCGTTCACCACGCACACCGGTATCGCCGCCCCGCTGAAGCGGTCGGCGGTCGACACCGACCAGATCATTCCCGCCGTGTACCTCAAGCGCGTCACCAAGACGGGCTTCGAGGACGCCCTGTTCGCCAGCTGGCGCCAGGACCCCGACTTCGTCCTCAACCAGCCGGTCTACGCGGGAGCGAGCATCCTCGTCGCGGGACCCGACTTCGGCACGGGCTCGAGCCGCGAGCACGCTGTCTGGGCGCTGCGGGACTTCGGCTTCAAGGTCGTGCTGAGCCCTCGGTTCGCCGACATCTTCCGCGGCAACGCGGGCAAGCAGGGACTGGTCGCCGGCGTGATCTCGGAGGGCGACCTCGAAGCGGCGTGGGCGGCCATCGAGGCGAACCCGGGCGTCGCCATGACGGTCGACCTCGCGGCGCGCACCGCGTCGATCGGCGACCCCGCGACGAGCGCGGGCGAGCGCCTGGAATTCGCTTTCGAGATCGATGATTACACTAGGTGGCGGCTTCTCGAAGGGCTCGACGACATCGGGCTCACGCTGCGCGAACAAGACAGGATCGCGCAGTTCGAGGCTCGCCGAGAGGCGTGGCGGCCGCGGACGCTACCCGTTCCGTAA
- a CDS encoding DUF4349 domain-containing protein, with amino-acid sequence MNTQPPVSGTPGPLPDLSAERIDEIENALFVDIAQDRVRRSARRTRRGRLWIAGGAAAAIIAVAAVIAPSVGSLVGGATDESAVAPVAPADSGAGFDGSSDSATTTESAPLTIAPDAAAGDRSAGAIAADRDIITTASATVSVDEVDAATRSIGNSAVAHGGYVESMSIGSDGTVYPVTPSDGGVVYDTMPYPSPTDGAWITVRVPADQLPDVIAELDDVGEVTATNLSRQDVTEQTVDLEARIDAAQASVERLTELMGQAQSVADLIAAEAALSERQALLESYQQQLEMLDDQVAMSTLSVTVVPDVETVTADPAGFGDGLAAGWNGLVATLNGIVIAIGFLLPWLAVAAVAALIVWGVVRLVRGRRRSRADAVSPAPEPVDDPRD; translated from the coding sequence ATGAACACGCAGCCCCCGGTTTCCGGGACCCCAGGACCCCTCCCCGACCTCAGCGCGGAACGCATCGACGAGATCGAGAACGCGCTCTTCGTCGACATCGCGCAGGACCGCGTGCGCCGGTCGGCGCGGCGGACGCGACGCGGCCGCCTGTGGATCGCGGGCGGCGCCGCGGCAGCGATCATCGCGGTCGCCGCGGTCATCGCGCCGTCCGTCGGCTCGCTCGTGGGCGGCGCCACCGACGAGTCCGCCGTCGCTCCGGTCGCGCCCGCCGATTCGGGTGCCGGCTTCGACGGCTCGTCGGACTCGGCGACCACGACCGAGTCCGCACCCCTGACCATCGCACCCGACGCCGCTGCCGGCGACAGATCGGCCGGCGCGATCGCGGCGGACCGCGACATCATCACGACAGCCTCGGCCACCGTCTCCGTCGACGAGGTCGACGCGGCCACACGCTCCATCGGCAACTCTGCCGTCGCCCACGGTGGCTACGTCGAGTCGATGAGCATCGGCAGCGACGGCACGGTGTATCCGGTCACGCCGAGCGACGGCGGCGTCGTCTACGACACGATGCCGTACCCGTCGCCCACCGACGGCGCCTGGATCACCGTCCGCGTACCGGCCGATCAGCTGCCCGACGTCATCGCCGAACTGGACGACGTCGGCGAGGTGACGGCGACGAACCTCTCGCGGCAGGACGTCACCGAGCAGACGGTCGACCTTGAGGCGCGGATCGACGCCGCGCAGGCGTCCGTCGAACGCCTCACCGAGCTCATGGGCCAGGCGCAGAGCGTCGCCGACCTGATCGCGGCCGAAGCGGCGCTGTCCGAGCGCCAGGCGCTGCTCGAGTCGTACCAGCAGCAGCTGGAGATGCTCGACGATCAGGTGGCGATGTCGACTCTCTCGGTCACCGTGGTACCCGACGTGGAGACCGTGACCGCCGATCCGGCCGGCTTCGGCGACGGACTGGCCGCCGGCTGGAACGGGCTCGTCGCCACGCTCAACGGCATCGTCATCGCGATCGGCTTCCTCCTGCCCTGGCTCGCCGTCGCGGCGGTCGCCGCGCTCATCGTCTGGGGTGTGGTGCGCCTGGTGCGCGGGAGGCGCCGGAGTCGAGCGGATGCCGTATCGCCGGCACCCGAGCCCGTCGACGACCCTCGGGACTGA
- a CDS encoding lysophospholipid acyltransferase family protein — translation MATDRRRASAEKRRPSVFWPLAAIVVPLLSLLFKLEVEGAEKLPREGAYVLAPNHVSEVDPLVVALAVWRSGRAPRFMAKESLFRVPVLGAVLRATGMVPVARATSAASARATLEASETLVEHGRGVIVYPEGSLTREPDLWPMRGKTGAVRLALAGGIPVIPMAHWGAQQVLPRYGKLKLWPLRRRVRVIVGDPVDLSAYAGRASSQTALVEATDAVMADIAGLLSQLRGEPAPSGRWNPADHGQKETGRLEP, via the coding sequence GTGGCGACCGATCGTCGGCGCGCATCGGCCGAGAAGAGGCGCCCGAGCGTCTTCTGGCCGCTGGCGGCCATCGTGGTGCCCTTGCTCAGCCTGCTGTTCAAGCTCGAGGTCGAAGGCGCCGAGAAGCTCCCGCGCGAGGGCGCCTACGTGCTCGCGCCCAACCACGTCAGCGAGGTCGACCCGCTCGTCGTCGCCCTCGCAGTGTGGCGGAGCGGCCGGGCCCCCCGGTTCATGGCCAAGGAGAGCCTGTTCCGCGTGCCGGTGCTCGGCGCCGTGCTGCGCGCCACCGGGATGGTGCCGGTTGCACGCGCGACGTCTGCCGCCTCGGCCCGTGCGACGCTCGAAGCCTCGGAGACGCTCGTCGAGCATGGCCGGGGCGTGATCGTCTATCCCGAGGGCTCGCTCACGCGCGAGCCCGACCTGTGGCCCATGCGCGGAAAGACCGGTGCCGTGCGTCTCGCGCTGGCGGGCGGCATCCCCGTCATCCCGATGGCGCATTGGGGCGCCCAGCAGGTGCTGCCCCGCTACGGCAAGCTCAAGCTGTGGCCGCTGCGCCGCCGCGTGCGGGTGATCGTCGGCGACCCCGTGGACCTGTCGGCCTACGCCGGGCGTGCGTCGTCGCAGACCGCACTCGTCGAGGCGACCGACGCCGTGATGGCCGACATCGCCGGGCTGCTCTCGCAGTTGCGCGGCGAGCCGGCGCCGTCGGGGCGCTGGAACCCGGCCGATCACGGCCAGAAGGAGACGGGGCGCCTTGAGCCGTAG
- a CDS encoding DUF202 domain-containing protein — protein sequence MSAQRLFDPGLQPERTELAWRRTALAIGVGSLLALRVLPAFAPTPALQPVLLAPGILGLVFAVLLWARARARHTHVNRALLQDPPGDLPGAGLLLLLTVFVLGCGAASAVIVLLPYAT from the coding sequence ATGAGCGCTCAGCGGCTCTTCGACCCCGGGCTGCAGCCCGAGCGCACCGAGCTCGCGTGGCGGCGCACGGCTCTCGCGATCGGCGTCGGGTCGCTGCTCGCCCTCCGCGTCCTGCCGGCCTTCGCACCCACGCCGGCGCTGCAACCGGTGCTGCTCGCGCCCGGCATCCTCGGGCTGGTGTTCGCGGTGCTGCTGTGGGCACGGGCGCGCGCACGCCATACGCACGTCAACCGCGCGCTGCTACAGGATCCTCCCGGCGACCTGCCGGGCGCCGGCCTCCTGCTACTCCTGACGGTCTTCGTCCTCGGGTGCGGTGCAGCATCGGCCGTGATCGTGCTGCTGCCCTACGCCACGTAG
- a CDS encoding TerC family protein, producing MDLELPLWFEIGSLVILTLILLADLLLILKRPHIPSTRESTLWVVFYVTLALIFAGLMWRFAGPEYAGQFVAGWLTEYSLSIDNLFVFVLIMSQFAVPRRYQQEVLMVGIIIALVLRGLFILAGAAIIEQFSWVFYIFGAFLVWTAWRQAFPGGDHDDDVKQENFVVRLLRRGIDISDHYDGAKLRTVVDGKKMWTPMIIVFAAIGVTDLLFAIDSIPAIFGITTSPFIVFTANIFALMGLRQLYFLLGDLLDRLRYLHYGIAFILAFIGVKLVFHAMHVNELPFINNGEHIEWAPEISTWMSLGVIIVAMTVATIASLVASARDKRRGLTDAAAGATPETHG from the coding sequence ATGGACCTCGAACTCCCCCTGTGGTTCGAAATCGGATCCCTCGTGATCCTCACCCTGATCCTCCTGGCGGATCTGCTGCTCATCCTGAAGCGACCCCACATCCCGTCGACACGCGAGTCGACCCTGTGGGTCGTGTTCTACGTGACGCTCGCGCTGATCTTCGCCGGGCTCATGTGGAGGTTCGCGGGGCCGGAGTACGCCGGACAATTCGTCGCCGGCTGGCTCACCGAGTACAGCCTGTCGATCGACAACCTGTTCGTGTTCGTGCTCATCATGAGTCAGTTCGCGGTGCCGCGCCGCTATCAGCAGGAGGTGCTGATGGTCGGCATCATCATCGCGCTCGTGCTGCGCGGCCTGTTCATCCTCGCCGGCGCCGCGATCATCGAGCAGTTCAGCTGGGTGTTCTACATCTTCGGAGCGTTCCTGGTGTGGACCGCGTGGCGACAGGCCTTCCCGGGCGGCGATCACGACGACGACGTCAAGCAGGAGAACTTCGTCGTGCGACTGCTGCGTCGCGGGATCGACATCAGCGACCACTACGACGGCGCGAAGCTGCGCACCGTCGTGGACGGCAAGAAGATGTGGACGCCCATGATCATCGTGTTCGCCGCGATCGGCGTCACCGATCTGCTGTTCGCCATCGACTCGATCCCCGCCATCTTCGGCATCACGACCAGCCCCTTCATCGTGTTCACGGCGAACATCTTCGCGCTCATGGGTCTGCGACAGCTCTACTTCCTGCTCGGCGACCTGCTCGACCGCCTCCGTTACCTCCACTACGGGATCGCGTTCATCCTCGCCTTCATCGGTGTCAAGCTCGTCTTCCACGCCATGCACGTCAACGAGCTCCCCTTCATCAACAACGGCGAGCACATCGAATGGGCGCCCGAAATCTCTACCTGGATGTCGCTCGGCGTCATCATCGTCGCGATGACGGTGGCGACCATCGCCAGCCTCGTCGCGTCCGCTCGCGACAAGCGCCGGGGACTGACGGATGCCGCAGCCGGCGCCACCCCCGAAACCCACGGCTGA
- a CDS encoding DUF202 domain-containing protein, with product MTRSRFPRSVYRTGTDPDARFSLANERTFLAWNRTALALLAGGVALEALGLDLQPDLRLTASLILIAAGVVIPVLAWLEWGRTERALRAGSPLPGSLTSAALAITIVLVGVLVLLGVVLA from the coding sequence GTGACTCGCAGCAGATTCCCCCGATCGGTCTACCGCACAGGGACGGATCCGGACGCACGGTTCAGTCTGGCCAACGAGCGCACGTTCCTCGCCTGGAACCGCACCGCGCTGGCGCTCCTCGCCGGCGGCGTGGCCCTCGAGGCGCTCGGACTGGACCTGCAGCCGGACCTCCGCCTCACCGCATCCCTCATCCTGATCGCTGCCGGCGTGGTCATCCCCGTGCTCGCCTGGCTCGAGTGGGGCCGCACGGAGCGCGCGCTGCGCGCCGGCTCTCCCCTTCCCGGTTCGCTGACCAGCGCCGCGCTCGCGATCACGATCGTGCTGGTCGGTGTGCTCGTCCTCCTCGGCGTCGTGCTGGCATGA
- a CDS encoding NAD(P)H-dependent glycerol-3-phosphate dehydrogenase, whose amino-acid sequence MSRRQDAARPRVAVVGAGSWGTTFGKILADGGAHVTMWARRPELASEIQEGKRNSEYLPGINLPRDMHATHHLSEALEGAEQIYLSIPSQAVRQNLKAVRPLIAQSDAPIVSLMKGVERRTGLRMSQVIEQELHCDPARIAVASGPNLALEIAREQPTAAVISSTSQETAEAVARRARNQYFRTFVNTDVIGTEFGGVLKNLIAVAIGIVDGVGYGENTKASIITRGLVEMTDFAVAFGAQHETLQGLAGLGDLIATCQSPLSRNNTAGRLLGQGYRFDDVVKQMNQTAEGLASVAPILQLARDVGVQMPIVEQVKMVLDGTMNPRDIAPHLTTDDDTPQGERTTNGQAGGGGALWRSIQRALDQFRNGGRGAAGDRP is encoded by the coding sequence TTGAGCCGTAGGCAGGATGCCGCACGCCCGCGCGTCGCCGTCGTCGGCGCGGGCAGCTGGGGCACGACATTCGGCAAGATCCTTGCCGACGGCGGCGCCCACGTGACCATGTGGGCGCGTCGTCCGGAGCTGGCGAGCGAGATCCAGGAGGGCAAGCGCAACAGCGAGTACCTCCCCGGCATCAACCTGCCGCGTGACATGCACGCCACGCATCACCTCTCCGAGGCGCTCGAGGGCGCCGAGCAGATCTACCTCTCCATTCCCAGCCAGGCGGTGCGGCAGAACCTCAAGGCCGTCCGGCCTCTGATCGCCCAGAGCGACGCGCCGATCGTGTCGCTCATGAAGGGCGTCGAGCGACGCACGGGTCTGCGCATGAGCCAGGTGATCGAGCAGGAGCTGCACTGCGATCCTGCGCGCATCGCGGTCGCATCGGGACCGAACCTCGCGCTCGAGATCGCACGGGAGCAGCCGACGGCGGCCGTCATCTCGTCGACCAGCCAGGAGACGGCGGAGGCCGTCGCCCGCCGTGCCCGCAACCAGTACTTCCGCACCTTCGTGAACACCGACGTCATCGGCACCGAGTTCGGCGGCGTGCTCAAGAACCTCATCGCGGTGGCCATCGGCATCGTGGACGGGGTGGGCTACGGCGAGAACACGAAGGCCTCGATCATCACGCGCGGCCTCGTCGAGATGACCGACTTCGCGGTGGCGTTCGGCGCGCAGCACGAGACGCTGCAGGGCCTCGCCGGCCTCGGCGACCTCATCGCGACGTGCCAGTCGCCGCTCAGCCGCAACAACACCGCCGGACGCCTGCTGGGTCAGGGCTACCGCTTCGACGACGTGGTCAAGCAGATGAACCAGACCGCGGAGGGGCTCGCCTCGGTCGCGCCCATCCTGCAGCTGGCACGCGATGTGGGCGTGCAGATGCCCATCGTCGAGCAGGTCAAGATGGTGCTCGACGGGACCATGAATCCGCGCGACATCGCGCCGCATCTCACGACAGACGACGACACCCCCCAGGGCGAGAGGACGACGAATGGACAAGCCGGCGGTGGCGGTGCTCTTTGGCGGTCGATCCAGCGAGCACTCGATCAGTTCCGCAACGGCGGGCGGGGTGCTGCGGGCGATCGACCGTGA
- a CDS encoding RNA polymerase sigma factor, whose amino-acid sequence MPDDDLPHGATGDAQLVVLAAGGSEHAFRTLYRAYVRPVYWLAHGLVGNPADAEEVTQETFLVAWRKLPGLDLAGDSLLPWLATICRFQSANRVRRQRRDRLHTTAAADEDLPATVDVEQQVIDEGLADAILREVAGLGELDRAIFRLCATEGYAYQAAADELGVAHGVVRNRLSRIRTRLRTVVKEST is encoded by the coding sequence ATGCCTGACGACGACCTGCCGCACGGCGCCACCGGCGACGCCCAGCTCGTGGTGCTGGCCGCGGGCGGAAGCGAGCACGCCTTCCGCACGCTGTACCGCGCGTACGTGCGCCCGGTGTACTGGCTGGCGCACGGTCTCGTCGGCAATCCCGCGGACGCCGAGGAGGTCACCCAGGAGACGTTCCTCGTCGCCTGGCGGAAGCTGCCCGGCCTCGACCTCGCCGGCGATTCGCTGCTGCCGTGGCTGGCGACGATCTGCCGCTTCCAGTCGGCCAACCGCGTGCGCCGGCAGCGGCGCGACCGACTGCACACCACGGCGGCCGCCGACGAGGACCTGCCCGCCACGGTAGACGTCGAGCAGCAGGTGATCGACGAAGGGCTCGCCGACGCGATCCTGCGCGAAGTCGCGGGCCTCGGCGAACTCGATCGCGCCATCTTCCGGCTGTGCGCCACCGAGGGATACGCCTATCAGGCCGCCGCCGACGAGCTCGGCGTCGCGCACGGCGTCGTCCGCAACCGTCTCTCCCGCATCCGCACCCGCCTGCGGACCGTCGTGAAGGAGAGCACATGA
- a CDS encoding MBL fold metallo-hydrolase translates to MRVTKFEHATLTLFNAGKTLVVDPGSFTAPLGELESVVAIVITHEHADHWTSDHLDRILGTFPGIPVYGPEGVAKAAAEYDITVVHPGDVVEVEPFRLEFFGGRHALIHESVPVVDNVGVLVNDEFYYPGDSYAVPEGREVKLLAAPVGAPWLKIGEAMDFVLAVAPRRVFGTHDLTLSVAGRDTGRLRLGWAAEQHGGELVNLEPGDSTDV, encoded by the coding sequence ATGCGAGTCACGAAGTTCGAGCACGCGACACTGACCCTCTTCAACGCCGGGAAGACGCTGGTCGTCGACCCGGGGTCGTTCACCGCCCCCCTCGGTGAGCTCGAGAGCGTGGTGGCGATCGTCATCACCCACGAGCACGCCGACCACTGGACGTCCGACCACCTCGACCGCATCCTCGGCACGTTCCCCGGGATCCCGGTCTACGGACCCGAGGGTGTGGCGAAGGCCGCCGCCGAGTACGACATCACGGTCGTGCATCCCGGCGACGTGGTGGAGGTCGAGCCGTTCCGGCTCGAGTTCTTCGGCGGCCGCCACGCGCTCATCCACGAGTCCGTGCCGGTGGTCGACAACGTCGGCGTGCTCGTCAACGACGAGTTCTACTACCCCGGCGACTCGTACGCCGTCCCCGAGGGACGCGAGGTGAAGCTGCTCGCCGCGCCCGTCGGGGCGCCGTGGCTCAAGATCGGCGAGGCCATGGACTTCGTGCTGGCCGTCGCACCGCGGCGCGTGTTCGGCACGCACGACCTCACCCTGTCGGTGGCGGGCCGCGACACCGGACGCCTTCGCCTGGGCTGGGCCGCGGAGCAGCACGGCGGCGAGCTCGTGAACCTCGAGCCGGGCGACTCCACCGACGTCTGA
- the leuC gene encoding 3-isopropylmalate dehydratase large subunit, translating to MSTTDASGIPDRPRTLAEKVWDDHVVVHGENGQPDLIYIDLHLVHEVTSPQAFDGLRAEGRPVRRLDLTIATEDHNTPTLDIDKPIADLTSRTQIETLRLNAAEFGVRLHSLGDKEQGIVHVVGPQLGLTMPGITVVCGDSHTSTHGAFGAMAFGIGTSEVEHVLATQTLALKPFKTMAITVEGELRPGVTAKDIILAVIAKIGTNGGQGYVLEYRGSAIRALSMEGRMTMCNMSIEAGARAGMVAPDETTFAYLEGRPHAPKGQDWEDAVAYWRTLPSDEGAVYDAEVFLDANELEPFVTWGTNPGQGVSLSAAVPSPDDFADPNERAAAERALEYMDLTPGTPLKEVPVDAVFMGSCTNSRIEDLRAFASVIEGHRKADGVRVMVVPGSARVRLEAEAEGLDKIFQAFGAEWRFAGCSMCLGMNPDQLAPGERCASTSNRNFEGRQGKGGRTHLVSPLVAAATAVMGRLASPSDLPAPVAAAAQGSEA from the coding sequence ATGAGCACGACCGATGCATCCGGCATTCCCGACCGCCCCCGCACCCTCGCCGAGAAGGTGTGGGACGACCACGTCGTGGTCCACGGCGAGAACGGCCAGCCGGACCTGATCTACATCGACCTGCATCTGGTGCACGAGGTCACGAGTCCCCAGGCCTTCGACGGCCTGCGCGCGGAGGGCCGGCCGGTGCGCCGTCTCGACCTGACGATCGCGACCGAGGACCACAACACCCCGACGCTCGACATCGACAAGCCGATCGCCGACCTCACCAGCCGCACGCAGATCGAGACACTGCGTCTCAACGCGGCCGAATTCGGGGTGCGCCTGCACTCGCTCGGCGACAAGGAACAGGGGATCGTCCACGTGGTCGGTCCGCAGCTAGGCCTCACCATGCCCGGGATTACCGTCGTGTGCGGCGACAGCCACACGTCGACGCACGGCGCGTTCGGCGCGATGGCGTTCGGTATCGGCACCAGCGAGGTCGAGCACGTGCTCGCCACGCAGACCCTTGCGCTGAAGCCCTTCAAGACCATGGCGATCACGGTCGAGGGCGAGCTGAGACCCGGTGTCACAGCCAAGGACATCATCCTCGCGGTCATCGCGAAGATCGGCACCAACGGCGGCCAGGGCTACGTCCTGGAGTACCGCGGCAGCGCCATCCGGGCGCTGTCGATGGAGGGCCGCATGACGATGTGCAACATGTCGATCGAGGCGGGAGCCCGTGCCGGCATGGTCGCCCCCGACGAGACGACGTTCGCCTACCTCGAGGGCCGCCCGCACGCGCCGAAGGGTCAGGACTGGGAGGACGCCGTCGCCTACTGGCGGACGCTGCCGAGCGACGAAGGCGCGGTCTACGACGCCGAGGTGTTCCTCGACGCGAACGAGCTCGAGCCCTTCGTCACGTGGGGCACGAACCCGGGGCAGGGCGTGTCGCTGAGCGCTGCCGTGCCTTCGCCCGATGACTTCGCCGACCCCAACGAGCGCGCCGCCGCGGAGCGAGCACTCGAGTACATGGATCTCACCCCTGGCACCCCTCTCAAGGAGGTGCCCGTCGACGCGGTGTTCATGGGCTCGTGCACTAACAGCCGCATCGAGGACCTCCGTGCGTTCGCCTCCGTCATCGAGGGTCACCGCAAAGCCGACGGGGTGCGCGTCATGGTCGTGCCCGGCTCGGCTCGCGTCCGCCTCGAGGCGGAGGCCGAGGGCCTCGACAAGATCTTCCAGGCGTTCGGCGCCGAGTGGCGCTTCGCCGGGTGCTCGATGTGCCTGGGCATGAATCCGGACCAGCTGGCACCGGGGGAGCGCTGCGCCTCGACGAGCAACCGCAACTTCGAGGGCCGGCAGGGCAAGGGCGGGCGCACGCACCTGGTGTCGCCGCTGGTGGCGGCGGCCACCGCCGTCATGGGCCGCCTCGCCAGTCCGAGTGATCTTCCTGCGCCCGTCGCAGCCGCTGCCCAGGGCTCGGAGGCCTGA